A genomic region of Polyangiaceae bacterium contains the following coding sequences:
- a CDS encoding benzoyl-CoA-dihydrodiol lyase, with protein sequence MATETSGNGAQARPIRFETHPERYTHWKLSFEGPVAKLVMDVVEDAGMRPGYALKLNSYDLGVDIELADAVERLRFEHPEVKVVLVTSGQQRIFCAGANIYMLGSSTHAFKVNFCKFTNETRLSLEEACTASDQHYVAALNGVASGGGYELALACERILLCDDGSSAVSFPETPLLAVLPGTGGLTRLVDKRKVRRDLADVFSTLAEGVRGKRAEEWRLVDRSIPKSRFDQVVAEEAQALVSRSKDKVGAPLTLAPLEVKRSEEGQKTIAEYRYVTLSVDNATRVAEIMVRGPEGEPPTTSEALREQGSSLWVLQAFRELDDALLDLRFNHAPVGLVLLRTKGDPEAVRAHDRALHNLRGDWLAGEIRLKMKRVLKRLDLTAKSFFALVEPGSCFAGSLFELALAADRTYMLDGGDEPAVIGLDELNFGAFPMSNGLTRLETRFLHDPEAAKALQSKKDLFDAESARKLNLVTFTPDEMDWDDEVRIAIEERASLSPDALTGMEASLRFAGPETMETKIFGRLTAWQNWIFQRPNAVGERGALTMYGRPERPEFDWRRT encoded by the coding sequence ATGGCGACAGAGACTTCTGGAAACGGGGCGCAGGCGCGTCCCATACGTTTCGAAACGCATCCCGAGCGGTACACGCATTGGAAGCTCTCGTTCGAGGGGCCCGTGGCGAAGCTCGTGATGGATGTGGTCGAGGACGCGGGGATGCGTCCTGGGTATGCGCTCAAGCTCAATAGCTATGACCTTGGGGTGGACATCGAATTGGCAGACGCCGTGGAACGGCTGCGATTCGAACATCCCGAAGTCAAGGTTGTGCTCGTGACGAGCGGGCAGCAGCGCATCTTCTGCGCGGGAGCGAACATTTATATGCTCGGCTCGTCGACGCACGCATTCAAAGTGAATTTTTGTAAATTCACGAATGAAACGCGATTGTCGCTCGAGGAAGCGTGCACGGCGAGTGATCAACACTATGTCGCGGCGCTCAATGGCGTCGCTTCGGGTGGCGGTTACGAATTGGCGCTCGCGTGCGAACGTATTCTGCTTTGCGACGATGGGTCGAGCGCCGTTTCGTTCCCCGAAACGCCGCTCCTCGCGGTTTTACCTGGCACGGGAGGCCTCACGCGGCTCGTCGACAAACGAAAGGTTCGTCGCGACTTGGCGGACGTGTTTTCGACGCTTGCGGAAGGTGTCCGCGGAAAACGAGCCGAAGAATGGCGCCTCGTGGATCGATCGATTCCCAAGAGCCGATTCGATCAGGTCGTGGCCGAAGAAGCGCAAGCGCTCGTATCGCGCTCGAAGGACAAAGTCGGCGCGCCGTTGACGCTCGCGCCGCTCGAGGTGAAACGAAGCGAAGAAGGTCAAAAGACCATTGCCGAATATCGGTACGTGACGTTGTCCGTCGACAATGCGACGCGCGTCGCCGAAATCATGGTGCGAGGTCCGGAAGGCGAGCCGCCGACGACGTCGGAAGCGCTTCGCGAGCAAGGATCGTCGCTATGGGTGTTGCAGGCATTCCGCGAGCTCGACGACGCGCTGCTCGATTTGCGATTCAATCACGCGCCAGTGGGTCTCGTGCTTCTGCGCACGAAAGGTGATCCGGAAGCCGTGCGCGCGCATGATCGTGCGCTGCACAATCTCCGCGGAGATTGGCTGGCGGGCGAGATTCGGCTCAAGATGAAGCGAGTATTGAAGCGGCTCGATTTGACGGCCAAGAGTTTCTTTGCGCTCGTCGAACCGGGATCATGCTTTGCGGGCAGTTTGTTCGAATTGGCGCTGGCAGCCGATCGCACGTACATGCTCGATGGCGGTGACGAACCCGCCGTGATTGGCCTGGACGAGCTCAATTTCGGGGCTTTTCCGATGTCGAATGGCCTGACGCGCTTGGAGACGCGGTTCCTGCACGATCCGGAAGCCGCGAAAGCGCTGCAATCGAAAAAGGACCTCTTCGATGCGGAATCGGCACGTAAACTCAATCTCGTAACGTTCACGCCCGATGAAATGGATTGGGACGACGAAGTGCGCATTGCCATCGAAGAGCGTGCGAGTTTGTCGCCGGATGCATTGACGGGCATGGAAGCGAGCCTGCGGTTTGCGGGTCCAGAAACCATGGAAACGAAAATCTTCGGCCGATTGACGGCCTGGCAAAACTGGATTTTCCAGCGTCCCAATGCCGTGGGTGAACGGGGCGCGCTTACGATGTACGGACGGCCCGAGCGGCCCGAATTCGATTGGAGGCGAACGTGA
- a CDS encoding cyclic nucleotide-binding domain-containing protein yields MPLETIAQAATHVGRKRRRNEDSHLIDADLCLYVVADGMGGQAAGDVASQKAVTTVRNFVAERKSVIDKLRDDMTQENRVAAQELVTGAIQAACAELWTMAEADEKLRGMGTTMVCCIVAGEHAILGHVGDSRAYLIRQGSAHALTEDHTLVAAQIKHGTMTKEQAKKSALRSVLTRAVGTQQSVQVDTLLVDLMPGDVMLICSDGLHGYFDDEQELATLCSNVNDSLAEKLVDMANERGGRDNITAMLVSVRSEETADGPESVMYESLRKHEALRSIPLFMHLTYREQAEIVAISSVKSYPEGEAIVIEGDVGEDLYVILRGRVAVEKNGTAITTIPAGGYFGEMGLIDDSKRSATVRALEPVRTMIIKRADMMNVMRREPVLAVKLLWSFVQGLSQRLRTVNTELTEARAELFAAQGVTPYT; encoded by the coding sequence ATGCCCCTCGAGACCATCGCGCAAGCAGCCACGCACGTCGGACGCAAGCGGCGGCGTAACGAGGACAGTCACCTCATCGATGCCGATCTCTGCCTTTACGTCGTTGCCGACGGCATGGGCGGGCAAGCTGCAGGTGATGTCGCGTCGCAAAAAGCCGTTACGACGGTTCGAAACTTCGTGGCCGAACGCAAGAGCGTGATCGACAAGTTGCGCGACGACATGACTCAGGAGAACCGCGTGGCTGCGCAGGAGCTCGTGACAGGAGCGATCCAAGCGGCATGTGCCGAGCTTTGGACGATGGCCGAAGCCGACGAGAAGTTACGCGGGATGGGCACGACGATGGTCTGCTGCATCGTAGCGGGCGAACACGCCATCTTGGGGCATGTCGGAGACAGCCGCGCGTACCTCATCCGCCAAGGCTCCGCCCACGCGCTCACCGAAGATCACACACTCGTTGCAGCTCAAATCAAACACGGCACGATGACCAAGGAGCAGGCCAAAAAGAGCGCGCTCCGCAGCGTCCTCACGCGTGCCGTGGGCACGCAACAGTCCGTCCAAGTCGACACGTTGCTCGTGGACCTCATGCCCGGCGACGTGATGCTCATCTGCAGCGACGGCTTGCACGGATATTTCGACGATGAACAAGAGCTTGCGACGCTTTGTTCGAACGTGAACGATTCGCTCGCCGAAAAACTCGTCGATATGGCGAACGAGCGCGGTGGACGCGACAACATCACGGCGATGCTGGTGTCCGTCAGAAGCGAAGAGACGGCGGATGGTCCGGAGAGCGTCATGTACGAATCGCTGCGCAAGCACGAAGCATTGCGCAGTATCCCGCTCTTCATGCACCTGACCTACCGCGAGCAAGCCGAGATCGTCGCGATTTCCAGCGTCAAGTCGTATCCGGAAGGCGAAGCGATCGTCATCGAGGGGGACGTGGGCGAGGACCTGTACGTCATCCTGCGAGGTCGGGTCGCGGTCGAGAAGAATGGGACGGCCATCACGACGATACCGGCGGGCGGCTATTTTGGCGAAATGGGGCTCATCGACGATTCGAAGCGATCGGCGACGGTGCGGGCACTCGAACCGGTGCGCACGATGATCATCAAGCGCGCGGACATGATGAACGTCATGCGCCGCGAGCCGGTTTTGGCGGTCAAGCTATTGTGGAGTTTTGTCCAGGGTTTGTCGCAGCGACTCCGCACGGTCAACACGGAATTGACCGAAGCGCGGGCGGAGCTATTTGCCGCACAAGGCGTGACGCCATATACGTGA
- a CDS encoding transposase: protein MSYARKIVPGKTYLLTRRTMRRYFLLRPDDEMKELIEYSLAVSARIYGMDVHAFCAMSTHIHVVLTDTRGVLSYFLAYFNRLVAMGTKVLRRWEGSIWDSEQPSVVELLTRKALVEKIAYVLANPVAAGAVLDPEEWPGAKTRVCDIGQMVLKTSRPRVYFDPSKWRDVLNLPITLPPTIAEADAGAFRDDVAEALAREVEEARKTIAPENVLGANRAATISPETRSKTPEPTRKLNPTFAAGRGCGAIAAAAARAVTAFRAAYREALEQWRMGDRDVAFPAGTWWMRVFHSVNIGGSS, encoded by the coding sequence ATGTCATACGCACGAAAGATTGTTCCTGGAAAGACCTATTTGTTGACGCGTCGTACGATGCGTCGATATTTTTTGCTTCGTCCCGATGACGAAATGAAGGAACTCATCGAGTACTCATTGGCGGTGTCGGCGCGTATTTATGGGATGGACGTGCATGCATTTTGCGCAATGTCGACGCACATTCACGTCGTGTTGACGGATACGCGAGGGGTGCTTTCGTATTTCTTGGCCTACTTCAATCGACTCGTCGCAATGGGAACGAAGGTGCTCCGCCGTTGGGAAGGTTCGATTTGGGATTCCGAGCAACCGAGCGTCGTGGAATTGTTGACACGAAAAGCGCTTGTCGAAAAAATCGCGTATGTGCTGGCAAACCCCGTTGCGGCGGGGGCGGTGCTCGACCCGGAAGAATGGCCGGGCGCGAAAACGCGGGTTTGTGATATTGGGCAAATGGTGCTGAAAACGAGCCGTCCGAGGGTGTATTTCGATCCCAGTAAATGGCGGGATGTTTTAAATTTGCCAATCACGTTGCCGCCTACGATCGCAGAAGCTGATGCTGGAGCATTTCGGGACGATGTTGCGGAGGCATTGGCGCGTGAAGTGGAGGAGGCTCGGAAAACGATTGCGCCGGAAAACGTTCTTGGGGCAAATCGAGCAGCAACGATTTCGCCAGAAACGCGATCGAAGACGCCCGAGCCGACGCGCAAGCTGAATCCGACATTCGCTGCCGGTCGAGGTTGCGGCGCCATTGCGGCTGCCGCGGCGCGTGCGGTGACCGCATTTCGAGCGGCGTATCGTGAGGCGCTGGAGCAGTGGCGGATGGGCGACCGCGACGTAGCGTTTCCTGCGGGAACGTGGTGGATGCGCGTGTTCCATTCGGTGAACATCGGCGGCAGCAGTTGA
- a CDS encoding alpha/beta fold hydrolase: MIEKEITIDANGITLAGTLCLPREDGRYPIVVMIHGSGPLDRNENMKRQSLDIFNVIAHQLAGRGFASFRYDKRGCGKSGGNYYTAGLFDMVDDAVHCIDAIQRQPCCDSIVLLGHSEGCIIAPLVSGKRTSVSKLVLICPFVQRIEAILLKQAAQVQKELESGGMLRRWLFKMLGTSVESQQELIDRIKSENKDTIRVNLQKVPAKSIRELLELDPPTIMAQVERPTLIIGGEKDLQCDPADVDKIVALIKGPVEAHVVKNLTHLLRFEEGEPALLRSIQLIRKPMEPVVAELIANWLEKQ, from the coding sequence ATGATTGAAAAAGAAATCACGATCGATGCGAACGGCATCACCCTTGCGGGAACGCTCTGCTTGCCACGAGAAGATGGCCGCTACCCCATTGTCGTCATGATTCACGGCAGCGGTCCACTCGACCGCAACGAAAACATGAAACGACAATCGCTCGACATATTCAACGTCATTGCTCACCAGCTTGCAGGCAGGGGCTTTGCCAGCTTTCGCTATGACAAACGCGGCTGCGGCAAGAGCGGAGGGAATTACTACACGGCGGGGCTTTTCGACATGGTGGACGATGCCGTCCATTGCATCGACGCGATACAACGCCAGCCATGTTGCGACAGCATCGTCCTCCTCGGCCATAGCGAGGGATGTATCATTGCTCCGCTGGTGAGTGGAAAACGCACCTCTGTCTCGAAACTCGTTCTGATATGCCCGTTCGTTCAACGCATAGAAGCCATATTATTGAAACAAGCGGCGCAGGTGCAAAAGGAACTCGAGAGCGGCGGCATGTTACGTCGATGGCTCTTCAAAATGCTCGGCACCAGCGTCGAGAGTCAGCAAGAGCTCATCGACCGAATCAAATCCGAAAACAAAGACACCATTCGCGTGAATCTGCAGAAGGTACCGGCCAAGTCGATCCGAGAATTGCTGGAGCTGGATCCTCCCACCATCATGGCCCAGGTGGAACGACCTACGTTGATCATCGGCGGCGAAAAGGACCTCCAATGCGACCCCGCCGACGTAGATAAGATCGTCGCGCTGATCAAAGGGCCGGTCGAGGCACATGTCGTCAAGAATCTCACCCACCTACTGCGCTTCGAGGAAGGCGAACCAGCTCTGCTTCGTTCTATCCAGCTCATCCGAAAACCGATGGAACCCGTGGTTGCAGAACTGATCGCCAATTGGCTGGAAAAACAATAG
- a CDS encoding YdcF family protein, with product MTDIPSPYETGWFVDEEALGRLVVGKNDAELVAIYRSLIRADFAGLRAGAVATSIEMTPEPERPKALLAVIDAMKDDDLVEWVEADSARRARAEALASHIAPEDPSEKHNHTAIDAIKKFDEWKAYPHHVIIVPGYTPRDIQVANPGVHPICRRRLEQAYADFRAKKAPFVLVSGANVYPRETPYYEALEMKATLVKMGLPEDRVLVDARARHSTTNLRNAGRIMLSHGLSRALVVCQGGGVSGTDLFDQDFYLSNPTMSTFHARCEKELGYRVGDLKDGGDDHAIFEPSPAVRRINWRDPLDP from the coding sequence ATGACCGACATTCCCTCGCCGTACGAGACAGGATGGTTCGTCGACGAAGAAGCGCTCGGACGCTTGGTCGTCGGGAAAAACGATGCGGAGCTCGTTGCGATATACCGGAGCCTCATTCGCGCCGATTTCGCAGGATTGCGCGCTGGAGCGGTCGCTACGTCCATCGAAATGACACCCGAGCCCGAACGCCCGAAAGCCCTGCTCGCCGTCATCGACGCAATGAAGGACGACGATCTCGTGGAATGGGTCGAAGCAGATTCTGCGCGTCGAGCGCGGGCGGAAGCATTGGCCTCGCACATTGCACCGGAAGATCCCTCCGAAAAGCACAATCACACGGCCATCGATGCAATCAAAAAGTTCGACGAATGGAAAGCTTACCCGCACCACGTCATCATCGTCCCGGGTTATACGCCGCGGGACATTCAAGTGGCCAACCCCGGCGTGCATCCTATTTGCCGAAGACGACTCGAACAAGCCTACGCTGATTTCCGCGCAAAGAAAGCTCCCTTTGTACTCGTCAGCGGAGCCAATGTGTATCCGCGAGAAACCCCCTATTACGAAGCGCTCGAAATGAAAGCGACGCTCGTGAAAATGGGTTTGCCCGAGGATCGCGTGCTCGTGGACGCTCGTGCAAGGCATTCCACGACCAACCTGCGTAATGCGGGAAGGATCATGCTTTCGCATGGTTTGTCCCGTGCGCTCGTCGTATGCCAAGGAGGTGGCGTGAGTGGAACGGACCTTTTCGATCAAGATTTTTATCTTTCGAACCCGACCATGTCCACATTTCACGCTCGTTGTGAAAAGGAGCTCGGATACCGCGTCGGCGACTTGAAAGATGGAGGGGACGATCATGCCATCTTCGAGCCTTCCCCGGCCGTTCGACGCATCAACTGGCGCGATCCCCTGGATCCCTGA
- a CDS encoding helix-turn-helix domain-containing protein, translating to MTAQRKVRKAKPAEKALEDDGASLLRAVGGRVRAARQTASMTLRDLAKASSVSERFLVAVESGKTNVSILRLHEIATALGTNLTELVGDAPRTNRMSSKGPIVALLGLRGAGKTTLGGLAASRLGMPFVEVDARIVTRTGMSLSEIFEMQGAAYFRRLEREELERIVGEGKPAIVATSGGLVTDHDAFELLRREAVTVWLRARPEDHFQRVIDQGDARPMASRPDAMGELEAILRARRALYERSRHVIDTSALGIDGSVERLVKIVDDAGQNG from the coding sequence ATGACCGCACAGCGGAAGGTACGGAAGGCGAAGCCGGCGGAGAAAGCGCTGGAGGATGATGGGGCGTCGTTGCTACGCGCGGTGGGTGGTCGGGTTCGGGCGGCGAGGCAGACGGCGTCGATGACGCTGCGGGACTTGGCGAAGGCGTCGTCGGTGAGCGAGCGGTTCTTGGTGGCGGTCGAGTCTGGAAAGACAAACGTTTCGATCTTGCGGCTGCACGAGATCGCGACGGCGCTCGGGACAAACCTTACGGAGCTCGTGGGTGACGCTCCGCGGACAAACCGTATGTCCTCAAAGGGTCCCATCGTGGCGCTGCTCGGTTTGCGTGGAGCGGGCAAGACGACGCTGGGGGGACTTGCGGCGTCGCGTCTGGGGATGCCGTTCGTGGAAGTGGATGCGCGCATCGTGACGCGGACGGGGATGAGTTTGTCGGAGATCTTCGAGATGCAGGGGGCGGCATATTTTCGGCGGCTGGAGCGCGAGGAGCTCGAGCGGATCGTGGGAGAAGGCAAGCCGGCGATCGTTGCGACGAGCGGGGGGCTCGTGACGGATCACGACGCGTTCGAGCTGCTACGTCGAGAGGCCGTGACGGTGTGGCTTCGAGCGCGGCCGGAGGATCACTTTCAGCGGGTCATCGATCAGGGTGACGCTCGACCGATGGCGAGCCGTCCGGACGCGATGGGGGAGCTCGAAGCGATCCTGCGAGCGCGACGTGCGCTGTACGAGCGATCGCGGCACGTGATCGACACGTCGGCGCTTGGCATCGACGGTTCGGTCGAACGTTTGGTGAAGATTGTGGACGATGCGGGTCAGAACGGTTGA
- a CDS encoding endonuclease/exonuclease/phosphatase family protein, with the protein MTLRNRLATSILGVFLSSVCACEPLADDMNIDREEVPVFAASTIVTPTSPAPTELRVMAWNIKYGAGRIDFWFDYWGDRTHMTISEVEANMDNIYKLLNEYNPDILMTTEIEVNSRRSAHYDMVTGILENTRLNYGAYFQTWNSRYVPSEGVGRIDLGNAIFSKYPITFAERIRQVDRTDQDAVTATFYLHRMIGRTIIDAGNNREIAAYVVHTEAYDQDGTKAKQVQQIYDEIKKETRPFVLGGDFNELPPTAIRLQDFPDELAIAEGTDFEQPPYTPQIMQKFYDDYVPWVTLERYGDTEDEQRAFFTHTVAGPGHLDENGKPQFWNRTLDYLFVTKADAWKDGTTDVLQESGRLGITSNPLWLSDHAPVVGTWVLGGGAP; encoded by the coding sequence ATGACCCTCCGAAATCGGCTCGCGACTTCGATTCTCGGCGTATTTCTCTCGAGCGTTTGCGCGTGCGAACCGCTCGCTGACGACATGAACATCGATCGTGAAGAGGTTCCGGTTTTCGCGGCAAGCACGATCGTGACTCCGACCAGTCCGGCGCCGACCGAGCTGCGAGTGATGGCGTGGAACATCAAATACGGCGCGGGTCGTATCGATTTTTGGTTCGATTATTGGGGAGATCGCACGCACATGACGATCTCCGAAGTCGAAGCCAACATGGACAACATTTACAAGCTCTTGAACGAATACAACCCCGATATCCTCATGACGACGGAGATCGAGGTCAATTCGCGTCGCAGCGCGCATTACGACATGGTCACGGGCATTCTCGAGAATACTCGCCTCAATTATGGTGCGTACTTTCAAACGTGGAATAGCCGCTACGTTCCTTCCGAAGGCGTCGGGCGCATCGATCTCGGCAATGCCATTTTCTCGAAATACCCCATCACGTTTGCCGAACGCATCAGACAAGTCGATCGCACGGATCAAGATGCGGTCACGGCCACGTTCTACCTACATCGCATGATCGGACGAACGATCATCGACGCTGGCAACAATCGCGAAATCGCGGCCTATGTCGTGCACACCGAAGCGTACGATCAGGATGGTACGAAAGCGAAACAAGTTCAGCAGATTTACGACGAAATAAAGAAAGAAACCCGTCCCTTCGTTCTTGGCGGTGATTTCAATGAACTACCGCCGACGGCCATTCGACTTCAGGACTTTCCGGACGAGCTCGCCATTGCTGAAGGCACCGACTTCGAACAGCCGCCCTACACACCTCAAATCATGCAAAAGTTCTACGACGATTACGTTCCGTGGGTCACGCTCGAACGTTATGGCGACACCGAAGACGAGCAGCGCGCATTCTTCACGCACACCGTGGCGGGTCCCGGGCATCTCGACGAAAACGGAAAGCCTCAGTTTTGGAATCGCACGCTCGATTACCTCTTCGTGACCAAGGCGGATGCGTGGAAGGACGGAACCACGGACGTGCTTCAGGAAAGTGGCAGATTGGGAATTACCAGCAATCCATTGTGGCTCAGTGATCATGCGCCAGTCGTGGGTACGTGGGTGCTCGGCGGAGGTGCTCCGTGA
- a CDS encoding glutathione S-transferase C-terminal domain-containing protein, translated as MMLTVYGFGPAFGLPDTSPFVVKVQTWLQMAQVAYRNERGDLRKAPKKKLPYVSVGNRIIADSNHIIDYLEERHGDPLNERRFGTRERAQRQALKSLFESDLYFIASYLRWWNDDDFEILKPVLMEMFAASSLPKFAVPAVVALVRRQVRNQLDAQGTGRHAREEVYAMGRALVEAASDMLGDKRFFLDDKPSKIDATAYAMLAGLTAAPFDNPVKACALERPNIVDYCNRMRDTYWAMG; from the coding sequence ATGATGCTTACGGTCTATGGTTTTGGTCCTGCCTTTGGTTTGCCCGATACGAGCCCATTCGTCGTGAAGGTCCAAACGTGGCTTCAAATGGCGCAAGTCGCGTACCGCAACGAACGGGGTGATTTGCGCAAAGCTCCGAAGAAAAAATTGCCCTATGTGTCCGTTGGCAATCGCATCATTGCCGATTCGAATCACATCATCGATTACCTCGAAGAAAGACACGGCGATCCGCTGAACGAAAGAAGGTTTGGAACGCGTGAGCGAGCGCAAAGGCAAGCGCTGAAGTCGCTTTTCGAGTCGGATTTGTATTTTATCGCGTCCTACCTGCGCTGGTGGAACGACGATGATTTCGAGATTCTGAAGCCGGTGCTCATGGAAATGTTTGCAGCATCGAGTTTGCCGAAGTTTGCCGTTCCGGCCGTGGTAGCGCTCGTTCGACGACAAGTTCGCAATCAGCTCGATGCGCAAGGCACGGGACGTCATGCGCGCGAGGAAGTGTATGCAATGGGACGCGCGCTCGTCGAAGCAGCATCCGACATGCTGGGGGACAAACGGTTTTTCCTGGACGACAAGCCGAGCAAAATCGACGCGACGGCGTATGCGATGCTTGCTGGCCTGACGGCTGCACCGTTCGACAATCCGGTCAAGGCATGTGCCCTTGAGCGACCGAACATCGTCGACTATTGCAATCGCATGCGGGACACGTATTGGGCGATGGGTTAA
- the boxB gene encoding benzoyl-CoA 2,3-epoxidase subunit BoxB, whose translation MSAVVNSERIPNNVDLGSDKKLQRALEAWQPKFVDWWKEMGPEGFQEDLIYLRTAVSVDHEGWAHFDYVKMPDYRWGIFLSDPVPERKIAFGDHIGQPVWQTVPGEFRNVLRRLIVTQGDTEPASVEQQRLLGKICPSVYDLRNLFQVNVEEGRHLWAMVYLLQSYFARDGREEAEALLERRSGNPDKPRILGAFNEPCTNWLSFFMFTYFTDRDGKYQLLALAESGFDPLSRTTRFMLTEEAHHMFVGETGVLRVVQRTAELMKKNSNEDARAEGGVDLPTIQKYINFWYSVSLDLFGGEISSNAANFFASSLKGRAKEESYEDHRAIDGAYAMDVPLQSQPGVVTGFKKEEVPMRNAMNEVLRDEYIEDAQRGVDKWNRALAEAGIQFKLTLPSRRFHRRGGIYGGLYFTPEGQPVTKEEWERRHDEWLPSEADETYLQSLMQKPVYDPKMMAHWIAPPKHGIKGRPVEFEYVKRT comes from the coding sequence GTGAGTGCTGTCGTCAATTCCGAACGTATCCCCAACAACGTCGATCTCGGTTCGGACAAGAAGCTGCAACGGGCGCTCGAGGCGTGGCAGCCGAAGTTCGTCGATTGGTGGAAAGAAATGGGGCCCGAAGGATTCCAAGAGGACCTCATTTACCTGCGTACGGCCGTGAGCGTCGATCACGAAGGCTGGGCGCATTTCGATTACGTCAAGATGCCCGATTATCGCTGGGGCATTTTCCTCTCGGACCCCGTGCCGGAACGGAAAATCGCTTTTGGTGACCACATCGGCCAGCCGGTTTGGCAAACAGTGCCCGGAGAATTCCGCAATGTCTTGCGCCGGCTCATCGTCACGCAAGGCGATACCGAACCGGCCAGCGTCGAGCAGCAGCGGCTGCTTGGAAAGATTTGCCCGAGCGTCTACGACTTGCGCAATCTCTTTCAGGTGAACGTCGAAGAAGGGCGGCACCTGTGGGCCATGGTGTATTTGCTTCAAAGCTACTTTGCGCGCGACGGCCGCGAAGAAGCGGAAGCATTGCTCGAACGGCGCAGCGGTAATCCGGACAAACCGCGCATTTTGGGCGCCTTCAACGAGCCTTGCACCAATTGGCTCTCGTTCTTCATGTTCACGTACTTCACCGATCGCGACGGCAAGTATCAGCTTCTGGCGCTCGCCGAGAGCGGATTCGACCCGCTTTCCCGAACGACGCGATTCATGCTGACGGAAGAAGCGCATCACATGTTCGTCGGTGAAACCGGCGTGCTTCGAGTCGTCCAACGAACGGCCGAGCTCATGAAGAAAAACAGCAACGAAGACGCTCGAGCGGAAGGCGGAGTCGATTTGCCGACGATTCAGAAGTACATCAACTTCTGGTATTCCGTGTCGCTCGATTTGTTCGGCGGCGAAATATCGTCCAATGCGGCAAACTTCTTCGCATCGAGCCTCAAGGGGCGCGCCAAGGAAGAAAGCTACGAAGACCATCGCGCCATCGATGGGGCGTATGCAATGGACGTCCCGCTGCAATCACAACCGGGCGTCGTGACGGGTTTCAAAAAGGAAGAAGTCCCCATGCGTAATGCCATGAACGAGGTATTGCGCGACGAATACATCGAAGACGCGCAACGTGGCGTGGACAAATGGAACCGAGCGCTCGCCGAGGCAGGAATTCAATTCAAGCTCACTTTGCCGAGCCGAAGGTTCCATCGTCGCGGAGGCATCTACGGCGGGCTCTATTTCACGCCCGAAGGTCAGCCGGTGACGAAAGAAGAATGGGAGCGTCGTCATGATGAATGGCTCCCGAGCGAAGCGGACGAGACGTACCTGCAAAGCCTCATGCAGAAGCCCGTGTACGATCCGAAAATGATGGCGCATTGGATTGCTCCACCGAAACACGGCATCAAAGGCCGCCCGGTGGAGTTCGAATACGTCAAGCGCACATAA